gatATGAGCTTGTTGATAATCACAAAGCGTCATTTTGAGACGCGTACGCAGACGCCTTGGAAATCGCAGTAGCTCCGATGACATTTGCCACACCGAGCTTAAAAGCAACAAAGCTTGTACTTTACCTGTCAGTGGTCCGCCAATTATGTTTCCAACTGCCTTGAAAGGAAGTGACAAACCAATGCCGTCAGCAAAACTTTCGAATCCTACAATTCTGTAAATGACTGTTTGAAGTAATGCTCCAGTTACGCAGTAGAAAAATCCAACAAGACCGGCCAAAGTAAGCATCCCTGTCTTAGTCAGAAATACTGGTGTAAGACATATGCATATTCCTGTTGCCGTTAGCGATACAGCATAAAGACTAGTTTCATCCGTTCTAGGATGCTGACCTAGTAAACTATATATTACTTTTCCTAGAATAGTGGCTATCCCAAATACCATTAGCACAGTCCCAAAGTTTCTTGCTGCAAACCCGACTTCTTTTGAATATGATGGCAAATGCAATATGTATATACCTAAActtaaatttgtgaaaatattactTGCACAGAATGAAACAAAAGATAGTTTTCTAAACAATGTTAAATTGATTGACCTTTTCAATTTAACAGTTACAGGTTTTTTTTCTGGAATCTTTTCTATACTTAAACTTTCTTTGGACTTCAGTGGAAACATTGCACATGCGCACGCGCAAAGATTGAAAGCTATTGCACCTTGAACCAGTGTCATTCCTCTCCATCCATAAGACTCTTGTAGATAGTTAATTCCTTTTGCATTTAATATAAGCCCTATATTATGTCCTATCGAAGCTATTCCTGTTGCTATGGTTTTGTacctgtcaaaatatttattcatcacTGTCATACAAGCTGTATAGTTTATACCTAGTCcaaatcctgaaacaaaaaatgcacttattacatactcgtttttattcTCCGTTAAGTTACAACGGGTACCGAAACATCAATAATTTTCCATACattgacgcctgaatttcatgtCGGGTGCgtgtgtgtcgttgcattaattcttttatttcgGTCAGTATTGCCAAACTTATTTAGACTACAGTTTTCGGTCAGTATTGCCAAACTTATTTAGACTACAGTTTTCGGTCAGTATTGCCAAACTTATTTAGACTACTGTAGTCTAAACAAGTTTGGCAATACTGACCGAAATAAAAGAATAATGAAACGACACACACGCACCCGacatgaaattcaggcgtcaatGTATTACAGTATGCATAATATTTGCATTACATTTACACGTGTTGATACGTTTCGTGAAATATGCACTTGTtttttagcggaagaatattgcgctcttaaagtcgcgcaatatttccacagCAGAACTGGTGAATATTTCCCATTACAAAGcttataacctataattattgtatTGTTGCTAAATTTGTTAATATGTAAAGATGAAGCAGGTTTACGAATTCACGACAAGACACACCCATTcaaacatgatacattttgtatcaagaaatagtGATGCGGGTCTTTGATCTTCCTCGGTTACTATTGTTTGGAGCCTAGCTTTCTTTACCAAACGTTCCATGTATCATATTTAGATATCTATAATTATATGAACTTGATAATGACCTCCCTTACATCGGGATTTAATTCTgttactgttatatatatatatatatatatatcaacaacAAATTTAACGGGAGCggtggtccagtggttaaggtgtcagccGCTCAACATCGGGGTCAAAGGTTCAAGCCGCacttgggtcacgaccatgacttctcatatgacaccagtactggtttttctaggaagcggactcgagactGGTTCAAATAAGCTCTAAGCATTCATCACAATCGATCTAAGAAAAAAATAGTATAAACTAACAAATTGTTGATAAAGTTATTTGCGATCAGTAAATTTGTATCAGTAAATTTTCCTCTTATGGACAATGTAAGTCAGGACACATTATTCATGAGTACAcacgtatttttaaaaaaaatctataaagtGTGTCAGGCTGGATAGAAAAAGATGTAGGCCATATAAGCTTAATGGTGTACATGCCTGTAAGAAAACCATGGGAGACGAAGAGATACACAGTACTACTCGCAAAGTAACCCAGAGTTAGACCAGCTGTTGTTACAACACCGCCAATAAAAGCACACTTCCGGCATCCGTATTTGTTAGTGAGAAAACTTCCAAACGGACctgaaatacaaaatgaaaatgcaattaGCTAATAATAGTGACATAATTAGAGAACAAAACTATGAAAAGTAATATAGAAAAAAGGTTTGTCGCCGTAAATATGTATACGTTTTACTACCGGTGTCAATTAAATATAACATCTAAATGATACATACTTAGTTTCTTGCCGTTGTGTTTCAAAAGATTGCAAGATTGCAGTAAACTATTTTAATTACTGGTAGGAGTAAAATTAGACATTAACAGGTATTTGTCTGATAATATTACTAAGAAATATTTCAGATATAACAGGCAAGGAAACAATTATCAAATTGTCAAACGTTACACGTATCATTACACAATACCAGACTCACattcattaaaattttaagtCTAGAACTTAGTCTTCAAACGTAGACCagtaaatattcaataaaaatgttttcaaggaAATGTATACTAGTTAATGAATTTTTGTGAATCTGTTTAACTTTGTTAACGATTCGTTGCACACGCAAAAACCAATTACAATACTAGTATGTGCTATCGAAACAATGACGAaggaaacaaataacatttcGAAGCCAAGTTACATATATACGCGGCCTGGTATATGAATTCCAGATACCATgtcttaacaataaaatattttagtttaggTGCATGTAGTTAGTTTTGCtcaatttaaaacacaaaatgtagCTATGAAGGCCAGAATTTGTTGACCCTTTTGGTTATACATATAAGTTTAGCTTATACCCATTGATTTAAGTTCGataatgataaaagtttcaagcttattttaATCACTCGAGTCCGCTTCTGTAAAAAAAAgcactagtgtcatatgagaagttgTGGTTGTGATTTCAGTTGGACTCGAATCCACGACCTTCGGATTGAGAGTGTCACATGTACTGTAAATAAAACTACCTCAACAAAACATTAACTACAGATGTATAcatttatgtacaaataaaaaaaatcaggggTAGGTTAATGTTTTACTACTCTTATAACTGGGAGTGTATGTTTCTTCGAGTgtgaaaatatagcaaaaatagttttgattaaaaaatgtCGTACAGGGCATCAACATTGTGCACTGCCTTTACCCTGTGGAAATCAGCGCATCCGCgataatcataaaaaaaacaaaaacattttcaatatgtAGGTGTACAATTTAATTAGCCTGGATAGATGTATGTAAGCGTTTAGGCAATGTtcacaaaacttaaaaaatgtgaTTAGAGaagaaatgtatgtaaaatattttaacagcaaAATACTACATACGATTACTcgttatataaattaatatttttttgatataacataacataatattatatgtgtAAACACTTCTGTTATTGTACGAAGAatgcaaagaatttatttttacaaaacttttacaAGCATAATAAATGCATATGAGTCATTTCGAATGTAGACACCTTGTCTTTTATAAAGCTGTCATTTAAAGTTCTAAATTAAATTACTCAAAGCCTCATTTAGCGAATCAGGTTTGGAAACATTTAGACCAACCTTGCACAAGCCGTTGTTCCCGTTGAAATAGGACTTTGATTACAACTACATTATAACGTGTAAAACGTAACAAGAACTAGGATAACTTACATGCAGTATACCAAAATGTCATCGGAAGGGAACAAAGCCATGATATTTCCACAGGTTCAGAATTAAAAGCGTCTTTGAAAATGACATAGAAAAGTCCACTTGAGAAACAAATTCCTCCCAGAATGGTTTGGCTGCACATCACACTAAAGAGAACAAACCAGCTCCAACCGCCGTCTTTTCTAATGGAAATCATTTCTAATAATTCGAGAAAATATTTGAGTAAGTGGTAAACATGTCTTTATTTCTTCTGGTATATGTGTCtcttcataaatattttataacaactGAAACAAGATGCATTTACAGGAGACCGAGTTTTTATGAACCTTGCTCCGTCGTAACTGCACCATTGATCATCAACTAGAAGAAGAACACTTTTAAACTAGCTGTGGTATTGAATAAACTTGACGACAATGCGTCTAATACATACGTCATTAATAAACTTAGTGTACTCACATGtctaattttatgtaaatatgaaacGAATCATTGTCTCTATTCCTTCGTTATCGTCACACAGAGATTATACCAACACAAGCGTATACGACCTATTATAGATAACCAGATAAGgaaatttgagccatgccatgagaaaatcaacatagtggctttgcgaccagcatggatccagaccagcctgcgcatccgcggtcgcaaacccactatgttggttttcccatggcacggttcatttaTAAACTAAGTTAATATTTACCACTGTTAaaggtcggcattaaatctcccgcattgagtgtactcacgcattgaatgtacacaattAAAGCTATGTTAAaatagtacactcaatacgtgcgtataTCCAATAGGGGTGATTTAATGTTGGCGAAAAGTTAAAGGCTGAATATATTATATCGCACTCTTTCTTGCAGATACCTCGTATCATGCCACTTATATAACCAGGGAAGCGGATTATATAAATTGTCACAACACGGTCTAATACAACCTCTGTTATGAAAATGGCACTGATGCTGACATAACAAGTCGAAATATGAACCCCAACTTCTAGTACAATTTAGGCTAGATGTATTTTCTTGcaagttttatttacaaagtgtCTTAAAATAGTGTATACATACTTAGAGGTATATCATACCCAAATTTCGTATTTGGAAACCTGAACAAATACTACATATAGTTTAGGTAAACATAAAACGAACAAGtttatttgtattaataataCTTTACGTTAAGTTAAAAATATTACACGCTGCATACATGTAtggctaaacacagtataaatgtatattataaatCTGGAAGTGTTTTTTCAAACAatgacatttgagccgtgccatagtgggtttgcgaccagcatggatccagacgagcctgcgcatccgcgcagtctggtcaggatccatggtattcgctttcaaagcctaatggaattagagaaactaatagcgaacaacatggatcctgaccagactgtgcggatgcgcaggctcgtctggatccatgctggtcgcaaactcaatttgttggttttctcatggcacggctcatttaattatGTACacagttaatttatatatttagtaaagtttaatatatttgatgagaattttgaacatttgaagtgaatatctaaaaatgaaatacttcagTGAAAGATAGCCATTGGATAGCTTTAATACAGAGTGAAAATAGACCTGGCATTAACTACATGCAGTACCGAtgggaaacaaacaaaacaaaatgtactcAGAGAtaatattttccaaataaaagTATTCATACGGCGTTGCCCACggaaccttcagtgatacacaaagtgcaattccatgaaaagcggcatatggtccccattCAAAATAAtactttgccctaaacgagaaaacaatgagcagaactgaAGAAACTTGAATTTAGAGTGGGGATCtcaggttatggagcctgcatatcacagaccAGATCAATTTGAGTCGTATAAAGCAGTAAGAaacgaatacaattttgaaatcaaacgttaAAAGAGAAACACGctcagtgaaaagatagagaacgctaaaggtgattccaagactctgtattGATTAGTATCTGAACTAGTTTCTACCAAAATCTGAAAATCCACTGCCTCAATGAGTATCTAATAATTCATTGGCTGAAACATTTGCTGacttttcatggcaaaaatctcaaaaatatggaaatccctaagtgaataccaaaactttgaaccgCAAGTAAGGGATGTACTAAATTTAGACAAATTTACTAATCTGGCTCAAGTGAAAAAACTCATTAGTGAATTGAAAAACGCATCTTTAGAGCtggatattttgccaacacgtattctgaaatcacatgtagacgAACTTCCCCTTAGTATCGgtaaattggtgaatctctcattacaacatggtgtttttcctgtaaaatacaaacaagttgttgttagacctttgctaaaaaagcaggtcttgaactagaggATTCCAACTATCGTCCTGTGATCATTTCTTTCAAAACGTactgagaaagctgttctttacggattaaacaaatatgtaaatcaaaacagtcttttgcctaagaaccaatctgcatataggaaatatcactcctgtgaatctgcgctgcttCGGTTGGTTAAGTGATCTTCTTAGTGGTATGGACAAGCAGGAAGTCACGACCCTTATTGCAACTGACCTAAgcgcggcatttgacactgtcgaccacgacattctggTAGATGTCCTAAAATCACAGTATGGTGTCTATAAAACAGCTCTTCATTGGGTAGACATATCAACAatgcatattcatcagaccgccagcTTGAATGCAATGTGCCccaaggcagttgccttggtccgtggctgtatctcacctattttgaatactttttgatGCCATTCCCAAATCAATATCAGTCTACGATTTTTCTGATGATCTTAttgcaaataaaagctttcgtcccacaTCTGTTTCTGTAGAATCGGTCGGAGACCTCGCGCGGTGCGCAGTTACAATAAATGAATGGATGAATAGAAACacactgaaaatgaacacttcaaaagcTGAATTTATTGTGTTTGGTAGCAGAACTCAATTGGAcgaatgttttacaaaatcgattaacattgctggtgatgaaaGCACAATaagatatcttggtgcatttcttgatgaaaccttAAACTTTAAAGAACATGTAATTCGCAAATATCGTACGGCCATTTTGAATTAACATCCGAATATATTTAaccaaagcagccactgaaattttttGTCTCTAGATATTTCACCTCttgattactgcaatgtcatactgtatggtgtaacTATcagtgaggtgcgtaagatgcaacgtactCAAAACATGAGTGCAAAACTTGTCATCAACAGGAGGAAacttgacagttccaaacaagcattgtatgatttatattggttgccggtgaaagcaaggattgagtttaagatcatttctttcatgtatagctgtcacattagcagagcacctatgtatttaacagaactgtTTACAGAGTATGTttctagtagacaaggtttgagatcgtcagaaaattctgaatgtcgttatgttattccaaacaagtgcaaaacattcaatgatagaagtttctgtgcTACTGGTCCAAAACTGttgaatgaactgccgttagcaaTACGCAAAtgtgaatcacttgatacattcaaacaaaatcttaagacactgtattttagagactttatgacattgttttaatttttttgataattgttttaaatgcGATAACAGGAGGTATTAGTTTTTAAATTGttgtgagtttttacatttcatcatttatatctAAGGCTTGTTAAATTGAATGTACAACGTcactgaatatgtcattgtatagaaataggtgtttaatcaaattaatcatttTCAGGTTCAGTTTCAAACACTGccaaaagcaggcaccatatccaagcgATAAcctaaatgtcgtgctgaacgatctgaagagatccaAATACAACAGCTCTGACTGAAGGTACGGTgagaaacgaaatatttttaccTACACGTATAGTATCTAAAATACAAGATTTTGAATGACTTCGTAGAAATTTATCGATGTGCCGTAACCAAGGAAACGGCCGCTTaagatgtaatttatattttgtcttgaTTATACTAATGAAATGCATATATATCAGAACTTGAGCGTGTTGTCAGCTATTATTGTTAAACAAGCCTACTAATTAAAAGTAAAACCAACATAATATACAAAATAGCGTATCGTTTGCAACAACATTTATGACAATCAGACGTCAAGTAATGAATATACATGCATGACATGAATGCAAAAGGCCTACTCCTGCAACTGATACATTAACAGAACTAATGTAAAAGGTAAATCTCGACTAATTCGTCGGCGGAAAAATATTGGGAATCCATAtgtgaaatttttaatttataaaattgtcGGACATACATTTTCATAAGTTACGTCATGCACATGAGATGATATACATACCagctttattttcaatgaaatgtgatgaaaattaatatttgtcTTTCATCTGACTTGAAAACAACGTAATTTTATTCGTTGCAATGCAATAGTTTATCTTCAGTCAAGTAACCTTTAAACGTCTGAAATATATTCAGCTTGAATAATTTATATTCAGATCAACATTTCGTCGGCCGGCGTCAAAAACCGCGTAGATTTACTTGAGCGAGAAAATTCTTTTCAGTCGTTTACAGTTCAGATATATTGTCGCATGTAAATACTGGATATCCTATCCAATCAGAAAGCTGCAAAAGTGTTATGTGACAAATACGTGTAAACTCATTGGACCATGTACTTCTAAAACCTGGTATGCATTTTGTTAGTTTCTGACAGACATGGGATCACCAAACAAGAGTAAATATGGtattaaaattttgatacatGAAAGTTCTGCGAAAACCTCCGGTCGTAAAAGGTTTTCAGTTTTAATTCAAAACATTCGTAAATCATGTATATTTCACGGATAACGATAACACTCTTTCAACTATTATCCACTATCAAACTCCATCATCTGAAATTCGGACAGAAAATACAGGCGGTTTTGTCCGCTTTTGTCAATTCTTTTTCCGCGGGGATCTTGTCCGTGAATATTGTCCGTATCATAAACTTAGCAAGTTCTTGTGTATTTACAGTACTATGATTTAGGTttgaaatagtacacactgtatacatgtatagataaacataGTATAAATATGCACTCCTACTAAAAAAACTGActgtttttttaacaatcaactgttactgcagGACATTTAAATATGAATATGGCTCTATATGCAAACacgatttatatatttagtaaagctaaatacatttgatgaggattttatacattcgAAGTAAATACCTAAAGGTAAAGTTGCCCATTGGATGTATTTAATTGCGTTGCGCCTTAGCGCAAATATGTCGCGGTGACGGTAGTAATGAACAGTTAATTGTTCCTAAATGATCGTGCCGTACCCGTGCCGTACATTCATATTCAAAAGTAAAGTAAGGTAGTTATCTAGGATCTTTAATGAATTAatatataggcatacagacactaaatagaaaaatggcgcgaaaaaaaatggtagtcgcataatggcggatacaaatagtcctcagtttttttgctttgtagagctattttccgtattttctttgcatttttttggctaaaatcacatgacagatgtatgcttgacatgtaggtaacattttcataatgaaataacaatatgacagaatttttcatgaaaacttagatcatacaccaccactataattttgggtctcattttttgtgtgtttgactgaaaatagtttccttgcatcaaacatgacccccacttttcctttgatttttatttagcactgacaatattcttcaagaaaatgtaagttacagacatttaaaatgcgtcctgatgtgtgctgcggtcattggaaataggtcaattttatatagaataaagaagaacagctatttagtatgttatAACCTATAAATTTCGTTATGTAAACTGTAAGAGAACTTTTATAGTGAGTAATAGTGagaaaattacaaatattgattTGATCTAAATAtaagataaatgagccgtgccatgagaaaaccaacatagtaggtgtgcgaccagcatggatccagaccagcctgcgcatccgcgcagtctggtcaggatccatgctgttcgctaacagtttcttcaattccaataggctttaaaagcgaacagcatggagccagaccagactgcgcggatgcgcaggctggtctggatccatgctggtcgcaaacccactatgttgattttctcatggcacggctcaaatggagATACAGTGAAACGAACGACTAAATTAATGTAGAAACTCAATAGCATTCAAATGCAaacaagttttgtaaaatatagacAGAAAATCAATGCCTTAAGCAAATGCATGAATATATATTTGGTTTGTCACGCGCTTCGTAAGCTCAATAAACTGTTAAGCCAGTAATCGGAATAACGCTTTTCAGAAATAATGACGAGACATATGGGagaattagacccatcgatttttcgcacgagtgaaaatattttatatagcgcaaaggaGTCCTTTACcttatttaaatttatggaaaaagtattataggtattttagctttgcaaacgatgtgataatattcaatgtattgtctttcttatgaatattttattttcaaaatgaatttaaaagaaaatggtctcaATTCTTACCGAATTTAAGTTCCCTAACGGTAAAGACTAatttcttctcacccgctaaactgcACAAATGTACGGATTTAGAaattcatctgatttttttttacagtcaATAGACAATTTCAAACAGTTTGAAGGtcgaaattcaaaatttcaaaaagaagaatttcgaGTTCACATCGAATTTGGATCTAGCTTGAAGGTTCAGTGTTAAATTCGAGGCATGCAGCATTGATCTTCAAGTCTGTCGAAAATGGAAATCTAAGGAACTGATTTCGAGCTTGAATTAGATTTCGAGCGTGTTAGAAGAAATAAACTGAAAAGTTTCAaaacgttgaaatttgaggcGGCATTTTtggggcaagttagaagtagaagatcgaaattcaaattttcgaaagATTGACGTTGAATTTCGCTGACACTGA
The genomic region above belongs to Mercenaria mercenaria strain notata chromosome 12, MADL_Memer_1, whole genome shotgun sequence and contains:
- the LOC123534720 gene encoding monocarboxylate transporter 13-like; this translates as MISIRKDGGWSWFVLFSVMCSQTILGGICFSSGLFYVIFKDAFNSEPVEISWLCSLPMTFWYTACPFGSFLTNKYGCRKCAFIGGVVTTAGLTLGYFASSTVYLFVSHGFLTGFGLGINYTACMTVMNKYFDRYKTIATGIASIGHNIGLILNAKGINYLQESYGWRGMTLVQGAIAFNLCACACAMFPLKSKESLSIEKIPEKKPVTVKLKRSINLTLFRKLSFVSFCASNIFTNLSLGIYILHLPSYSKEVGFAARNFGTVLMVFGIATILGKVIYSLLGQHPRTDETSLYAVSLTATGICICLTPVFLTKTGMLTLAGLVGFFYCVTGALLQTVIYRIVGFESFADGIGLSLPFKAVGNIIGGPLTGFLLTVTGKYTYSFYLSGICMITASALMLLPIISHRRRDRRQKNTNIYTICELNVPNDDQKIPYKLNGNENAGGMKKNFEFSLDAKESERMLQDSNNTDEK